A part of Brassica rapa cultivar Chiifu-401-42 chromosome A05, CAAS_Brap_v3.01, whole genome shotgun sequence genomic DNA contains:
- the LOC103855154 gene encoding uncharacterized protein LOC103855154 isoform X1: MEQPHSPGTKSVDIGETLESLLRFTLRSHLDGTVQSLDLDLPRDLCFHLLEEDDTDSTEEPASYKILARALSECLTSEEHSLSIDKDSNFEKYSKLFHGLGHDFVNMLKKVDFELHVQEPYFTQLKDGLKTTEGRCAVGDYMSLYLLCPLRISSGAFILFNKCLLLQVQDVCYYTSFSEMLRVEGLAKVLPGVETIEEGVGVYRNFYPEEKERMNGVVAIRVVKPVEQPYAALAGVLSELKSTGIKALLDAYTSRVTSEDL, from the exons ATGGAACAGCCACACTCGCCGGGAACGAAGTCGGTGGATATCGGAGAAACCTTAGAATCACTTTTACGGTTTACTCTGCGCTCGCATTTGGATGGAACCGTTCAAAGTCTCGACCTTGACCTGCCTCGAGATCTCTGCTTCCATCTCCTGGAGGAGGACGATACAGATTCAACTG AAGAACCTGCGAGTTACAAGATTCTAGCAAGGGCTTTGTCTGAATGTCTTACTTCCGAGGAGCATAGTTTGTCCATTgataaagattcaaactttgaGAAGTATAGCAAACTGTTTCATGGTTTGGGACATGACTTCGTAAAT ATGTTGAAGAAGGTAGACTTTGAGCTTCATGTCCAGGAGCCTTATTTCACACAGTTGAAAG ATGGTCTGAAAACTACTGAAGGAAGATGTGCAGTAGGAGACTACATGAG TTTATACTTACTATGTCCTCTCAGGATAAGTTCAGgagcttttattttgtttaataaatgCTTGCTGCTTCAAGTTCAG GACGTTTGCTATTATACTTCATTCTCAGAAATGCTGAGAGTGGAGGGTCTTGCCAAAGTTCTTCCTGGAGTTGAGACTATAGAAGAAG GTGTTGGAGTTTACCGAAACTTTTACCCGGAAGAGAAGGAAAGAATGAACGGTGTTGTCGCAATTCGTGTTGTAAAACCAGTTGAGCAGCCGTATGCAGCTTTGGCAGGAGTATTGTCT GAGCTCAAGTCCACTGGGATCAAAGCTTTATTGGATGCCTATACATCACGAGTTACATCTGAAGATCTTTGA
- the LOC103855155 gene encoding dehydrogenase/reductase SDR family member 7, with amino-acid sequence MLTLLFSSLGLLLLLGLLLKFAFADGDLTLISKKHVKREAIEGKVVWITGASRGIGEVLAKQFASLGAKLILSARNETELVRVKSELKGKYAPEDVKVLPLDLASGEEGLKGAVERAVSLFPGAGVDYLVHNAAYERPKSNAVDASEENLKTTFEVNVFGTISLTKLVTPHMLKQGGGHFVVISSAAGKVPSPGQAIYAASKHALQGYFHTLRSEFFQKGIKVTVVCPGPIETSNGTGTSTSEDKKSPEKRVSSERCAELTIIAASHNLKEAWISYQPVLLVMYLVQYMPFLGFWLMDKVGGKRVEVAEKKGNTYSWNLLFQKKTKTN; translated from the exons ATGCTGACTCTACTCTTCTCCTCTCTCGGACTCCTCCTGCTTCTCGGTCTTCTCCTCAAATTCGCATTCGCCGATG GAGATTTAACTCTGATTTCGAAGAAGCATGTGAAACGCGAAGCCATAGAAGGAAAG GTGGTTTGGATCACAGGGGCTAGCCGTGGAATTG gAGAAGTTCTTGCTAAACAGTTTGCGAGTTTAGGTGCCAAGCTTATTCTCTCTGCTAGGAACGAAACTGAGTTGGTTCGTGTTAAGAGTGAGCTCAAAG GTAAGTATGCACCAGAAGATGTCAAGGTTTTGCCTTTAGATCTAGCTAGCGGCGAAGAGGGTCTCAAAGGTGCTGTAGAGCGAGCAGTGTCTCTTTTCCCTGGGGCTGGGGTTGATTATTTGGTTCACAATGCTGCCTATGAGCGTCCG AAATCAAATGCAGTGGATGCGAGCGAGGAAAATCTTAAG ACTACATTTGAGGTTAATGTATTTGGGACAATATCTCTCACAAAGTTGGTAACTCCTCATATGTTGAAACAAGGAGGcggtcattttgttgtg ATAAGCAGTGCAGCAGGGAAGGTACCATCACCTGGTCAGGCTATATATGCTGCTTCAAAACATGCTCTGCAGGGCTACTTCCACACCTTACGTTCTGAG TTCTTTCAGAAGGGAATCAAGGTTACTGTGGTTTGTCCGGGTCCAATAGAGACCTCAAATGGTACAGGAACATCAACTTCCGAAGACAAGAAGTCTCCTGAG AAGCGTGTGTCATCTGAACGATGTGCAGAACTGACCATAATCGCTGCATCTCATAACTTAAAAGAAGCTTGGATTTCATATCAGCCAGTACTGCTCGTGATGTATCTAGTGCAGTACATGCCTTTCCTTGGCTTCTGGCTTATGGACAAG GTTGGAGGGAAACGTGTGGAGGTTGCTGAGAAGAAAGGCAACACATACTCATGGAACTTGCTCTTCCAGAAGAAGACTAAAACAAACTGA
- the DCL2 gene encoding putative metallophosphoesterase At3g03305, with product MEEANGDDDELRKNTTLQRRSSILLLLLLVLISLSTTTRVSASIDESGRRVIEARSGQDLVWVVQLSDLHFSVHHPERAIDFRNIVGPALSLINPSLVLITGDLTDGKSKDMLTMKQDEEEWLEYESVMQDVIKTSGLNKTLFYDLRGNHDNFGVPSVNSSVDFFSKYSINGKVARKDNINTITLETSERKHLFVGVDTTMSIGLRGPTNLFGHPTDELLTSLDSQLSQWDDDKPTKPVTKISFGHFPLSFSALTHSKKSLRDVFLKHSVSAYLCGHLHSRFGKNLKRLHRSGGVSLSDNDLFQLNMRRSGGDESATNCSFGASPDAEFWEWEMGDWRKNRAVRIVAIDRGHVSYLDLDFKSSDSHKTIVLPTFPLDSRFMSTSLARHRYECQHMISSSYDAIRAIVFSQSLVVDVVARVYDSTPGFNNLVMEAPMRKHGSTSGASFYSLPWNYRAFEDSLPDRYWLQIEVTDIKGRSTLSELRPFSINGLSSRVSWTWNEFRVMGCQWAALYFPILWSVISCLLLAFFIPKCIIVVFKKQYTLKKFVAKKGLFTLVLWILQDLCRLPVVWFGYVAYLFYLIFFPWFSGEVFTDSGKRTYMTIMGWVVTTGERKHEYVGEPDVMVLVIPHLVFVVIPSLLIVCCFVAERELYKEHIRAVSGKKEDDHNDRGRKKRWQRRSMLFSKRRLVRKSLLLASLALYWKHFKNCWSLARAYEMNVVHFPGYSLVVPLLLLYVIFKTHKAP from the exons ATGGAAGAAGCGAACGGCGACGACGATGAGCTTCGAAAGAACACAACTTTACAGCGGAGGAGttcgattcttcttcttcttcttcttgtgttaATCTCCTTGAGCACGACGACGAGGGTCTCTGCTTCTATAGACGAATCTGGAAGAAGAGTGATCGAAGCGAGAAGCGGACAAGACTTGGTTTGGGTGGTTCAGCTATCAGATCTCCATTTCAGTGTTCATCATCCCGAGAGAGCTATCGATTTCAGAAACATAGTCGGTCCTGCTCTCTCTCTCATCAACCCTTCTCTCGTCCTAATCACCGGCGACCTCACAG ATGGGAAGAGTAAAGACATGTTAACAATGAAGCAAGACGAAGAAGAGTGGTTAGAGTACGAGAGCGTGATGCAAGACGTTATCAAGACAAGTGGGTTGAATAAAACCTTGTTCTATGATCTTAGGGGTAACCACGACAACTTTGGTGTCCCCTCTGTTAATTCATCTGTTGATTTCTTCTCAAAGTATAGCATCAATGGGAAGGTAGCAAGGAAAGATAATATCAACACCATCACTCTCGAG ACTAGTGAACGTAAACATCTCTTCGTTGGTGTTGACACCACAATGAGTATTGGACTACGCGGCCCAACAAACCTCTTCGGGCACCCAACCGATGAGCTTCTAACCTCGCTCGACTCACAGTTATCGCAATGGGATGACGACAAGCCGACAAAGCCTGTGACTAAGATCTCATTCGGACATTTCCCGTTATCCTTCTCAGCTCTAACACATTCCAAAAAGAGCCTTAGGGACGTGTTCTTGAAGCACTCCGTCTCCGCTTACCTCTGCGGACACCTACACTCGAGGTTCGGGAAGAACCTCAAGAGACTCCACCGCTCGGGCGGCGTCAGTCTATCGGATAACGACTTGTTCCAGCTGAACATGAGGCGGAGCGGCGGAGATGAAAGTGCTACGAACTGTTCCTTCGGAGCCTCCCCGGATGCGGAGTTCTGGGAGTGGGAGATGGGTGACTGGAGAAAGAACAGAGCGGTCCGGATCGTGGCTATCGATAGAGGTCATGTCTCGTACCTCGATCTTGACTTCAAGTCGTCAGATTCACACAAGACCATCGTGTTACCGACTTTTCCATTAGATTCACGTTTCATGTCGACGTCGTTAGCACGCCACAGATACGAGTGTCAGCACATGATCTCTTCCTCCTACGACGCGATAAGAGCCATTGTGTTTTCTCAATCTCTGGTTGTTGATGTTGTCGCTAGAGTCTATGACTCAACTCCTGGATTCAACAATCTAGTCATGGAAGCTCCTATGAGAAAACATGGTTCCACTTCTGGAGCATCTTTTTATTCACTCCCGTGGAACTATAGAGCCTTTGAAGATTCTTTACCTGATAGGTATTGGCTTCAGATAGAAGTGACTGACATCAAAGGAAGATCGACTTTATCGGAGCTGCGTCCGTTTTCAATCAACGGTCTGAGCTCTAGAGTGTCGTGGACGTGGAACGAGTTTCGTGTAATGGGCTGCCAATGGGCCGCGTTGTACTTCCCTATTCTATGGTCTGTGATAAGCTGTTTGCTTCTTGCTTTCTTTATTCCGAAGTGCATCATCGTTGTTTTCAAGAAGCAGTACACTCTCAAGAAGTTCGTCGCCAAGAAAGGACTGTTCACGCTTGTGCTGTGGATTCTCCAAGACCTTTGTAGACTCCCTGTGGTTTGGTTCGGTTACGTGGCGTATTTATTTTATCTCATATTCTTCCCTTGGTTCTCCGGTGAAGTGTTTACTGACTCCGGAAAGAGAACGTACATGACTATTATGGGATGGGTGGTCACGACCGGAGAGAGGAAACATGAGTACGTCGGAGAGCCTGATGTGATGGTTCTGGTGATTCCACATCTGGTTTTTGTTGTCATCCCGAGTTTGTTGATTGTGTGTTGTTTTGTTGCTGAGAGAGAACTCTACAAAGAGCATATTAGAGCTGTATCTGGTAAGAAGGAGGATGACCATAATGACCGGGGAAGGAAGAAGAGATGGCAGCGCCGGTCTATGTTGTTCTCTAAGAGGAGATTGGTTCGGAAGTCGCTCTTGCTGGCTTCATTGGCTCTGTACTGGAAGCATTTCAAG AATTGCTGGAGTCTAGCTAGAGCTTATGAGATGAATGTGGTTCATTTTCCAGGTTACAGTCTTGTGGTTCCTTTGTTGCTACTTTATGTTATCTTCAAAACTCATAAAGCTCCATGA
- the LOC103855154 gene encoding uncharacterized protein LOC103855154 isoform X4 encodes MEQPHSPGTKSVDIGETLESLLRFTLRSHLDGTVQSLDLDLPRDLCFHLLEEDDTDSTEPASYKILARALSECLTSEEHSLSIDKDSNFEKYSKLFHGLGHDFVNMLKKVDFELHVQEPYFTQLKDGLKTTEGRCAVGDYMRISSGAFILFNKCLLLQVQDVCYYTSFSEMLRVEGLAKVLPGVETIEEGVGVYRNFYPEEKERMNGVVAIRVVKPVEQPYAALAGVLSELKSTGIKALLDAYTSRVTSEDL; translated from the exons ATGGAACAGCCACACTCGCCGGGAACGAAGTCGGTGGATATCGGAGAAACCTTAGAATCACTTTTACGGTTTACTCTGCGCTCGCATTTGGATGGAACCGTTCAAAGTCTCGACCTTGACCTGCCTCGAGATCTCTGCTTCCATCTCCTGGAGGAGGACGATACAGATTCAACTG AACCTGCGAGTTACAAGATTCTAGCAAGGGCTTTGTCTGAATGTCTTACTTCCGAGGAGCATAGTTTGTCCATTgataaagattcaaactttgaGAAGTATAGCAAACTGTTTCATGGTTTGGGACATGACTTCGTAAAT ATGTTGAAGAAGGTAGACTTTGAGCTTCATGTCCAGGAGCCTTATTTCACACAGTTGAAAG ATGGTCTGAAAACTACTGAAGGAAGATGTGCAGTAGGAGACTACATGAG GATAAGTTCAGgagcttttattttgtttaataaatgCTTGCTGCTTCAAGTTCAG GACGTTTGCTATTATACTTCATTCTCAGAAATGCTGAGAGTGGAGGGTCTTGCCAAAGTTCTTCCTGGAGTTGAGACTATAGAAGAAG GTGTTGGAGTTTACCGAAACTTTTACCCGGAAGAGAAGGAAAGAATGAACGGTGTTGTCGCAATTCGTGTTGTAAAACCAGTTGAGCAGCCGTATGCAGCTTTGGCAGGAGTATTGTCT GAGCTCAAGTCCACTGGGATCAAAGCTTTATTGGATGCCTATACATCACGAGTTACATCTGAAGATCTTTGA
- the LOC103855154 gene encoding uncharacterized protein LOC103855154 isoform X5 produces the protein MEPFKVSTLTCLEISASISWRRTIQIQLKCSLLTEEPASYKILARALSECLTSEEHSLSIDKDSNFEKYSKLFHGLGHDFVNMLKKVDFELHVQEPYFTQLKDGLKTTEGRCAVGDYMSLYLLCPLRISSGAFILFNKCLLLQVQDVCYYTSFSEMLRVEGLAKVLPGVETIEEGVGVYRNFYPEEKERMNGVVAIRVVKPVEQPYAALAGVLSELKSTGIKALLDAYTSRVTSEDL, from the exons ATGGAACCGTTCAAAGTCTCGACCTTGACCTGCCTCGAGATCTCTGCTTCCATCTCCTGGAGGAGGACGATACAGATTCAACTG AAATGCTCTCTGCTCACAGAAGAACCTGCGAGTTACAAGATTCTAGCAAGGGCTTTGTCTGAATGTCTTACTTCCGAGGAGCATAGTTTGTCCATTgataaagattcaaactttgaGAAGTATAGCAAACTGTTTCATGGTTTGGGACATGACTTCGTAAAT ATGTTGAAGAAGGTAGACTTTGAGCTTCATGTCCAGGAGCCTTATTTCACACAGTTGAAAG ATGGTCTGAAAACTACTGAAGGAAGATGTGCAGTAGGAGACTACATGAG TTTATACTTACTATGTCCTCTCAGGATAAGTTCAGgagcttttattttgtttaataaatgCTTGCTGCTTCAAGTTCAG GACGTTTGCTATTATACTTCATTCTCAGAAATGCTGAGAGTGGAGGGTCTTGCCAAAGTTCTTCCTGGAGTTGAGACTATAGAAGAAG GTGTTGGAGTTTACCGAAACTTTTACCCGGAAGAGAAGGAAAGAATGAACGGTGTTGTCGCAATTCGTGTTGTAAAACCAGTTGAGCAGCCGTATGCAGCTTTGGCAGGAGTATTGTCT GAGCTCAAGTCCACTGGGATCAAAGCTTTATTGGATGCCTATACATCACGAGTTACATCTGAAGATCTTTGA
- the LOC103855154 gene encoding uncharacterized protein LOC103855154 isoform X3 — MEQPHSPGTKSVDIGETLESLLRFTLRSHLDGTVQSLDLDLPRDLCFHLLEEDDTDSTEEPASYKILARALSECLTSEEHSLSIDKDSNFEKYSKLFHGLGHDFVNMLKKVDFELHVQEPYFTQLKDGLKTTEGRCAVGDYMRISSGAFILFNKCLLLQVQDVCYYTSFSEMLRVEGLAKVLPGVETIEEGVGVYRNFYPEEKERMNGVVAIRVVKPVEQPYAALAGVLSELKSTGIKALLDAYTSRVTSEDL; from the exons ATGGAACAGCCACACTCGCCGGGAACGAAGTCGGTGGATATCGGAGAAACCTTAGAATCACTTTTACGGTTTACTCTGCGCTCGCATTTGGATGGAACCGTTCAAAGTCTCGACCTTGACCTGCCTCGAGATCTCTGCTTCCATCTCCTGGAGGAGGACGATACAGATTCAACTG AAGAACCTGCGAGTTACAAGATTCTAGCAAGGGCTTTGTCTGAATGTCTTACTTCCGAGGAGCATAGTTTGTCCATTgataaagattcaaactttgaGAAGTATAGCAAACTGTTTCATGGTTTGGGACATGACTTCGTAAAT ATGTTGAAGAAGGTAGACTTTGAGCTTCATGTCCAGGAGCCTTATTTCACACAGTTGAAAG ATGGTCTGAAAACTACTGAAGGAAGATGTGCAGTAGGAGACTACATGAG GATAAGTTCAGgagcttttattttgtttaataaatgCTTGCTGCTTCAAGTTCAG GACGTTTGCTATTATACTTCATTCTCAGAAATGCTGAGAGTGGAGGGTCTTGCCAAAGTTCTTCCTGGAGTTGAGACTATAGAAGAAG GTGTTGGAGTTTACCGAAACTTTTACCCGGAAGAGAAGGAAAGAATGAACGGTGTTGTCGCAATTCGTGTTGTAAAACCAGTTGAGCAGCCGTATGCAGCTTTGGCAGGAGTATTGTCT GAGCTCAAGTCCACTGGGATCAAAGCTTTATTGGATGCCTATACATCACGAGTTACATCTGAAGATCTTTGA
- the LOC103855151 gene encoding phospholipase A(1) LCAT3, translating into MMKWVSCPCWGTNDDENSGEVADRDPVLLVSGMGGSILHSKKKNSKSEIRVWVRLFLANLAFRQNLWSLYNPKTGYTEPLDEDIEISVPDDDHGLYAIDILDPSWFVKLCHLTEVYHFHDMIEMLVGCGYKKGTTLFGYGYDFRQSNRIDQLMLGLKKKLETAYKTSGERKVTIISHSMGGVMISCFMFLYPEVFSKYVGKWITIATPFQGAPGCINDSLLTGVQFVEGLESFFFVSRWTMHQLLVECPSIYEMMANPDFKWKKQPEIRVWRKKSEKDNDETSVELESFGLMESIDLFNDALKNNELSYGGNKIALPFNFSILEWASKTREILNKVQLPDGVSFYNIYGVAQDTPFDVCYGTETSPIGDLSEICQTMPEYTYVDGDGTVPAESAAAAQFKSVASVGVSGTHRGLLHDKRVFELIQQWLGVEPKKAKRKHSRTHKVADSG; encoded by the exons ATGATGAAATGGGTTTCGTGTCCGTGCTGGGGAACTAACGATGATGAAAACTCCGGCGAGGTTGCGGACAGAGATCCCGTCCTCCTCGTCTCTGGCATGGGAGGTTCGATTCTGCATTCTAAGAAGAAGAACTCCAAGTCTGAAATTCGCGTCTGGGTTCGGCTGTTTCTCGCTAACCTTGCCTTCAGACAGAACCTCTGGTCTCTCTACAATCCCAAAACAG GTTATACAGAACCGTTGGATGAAGATATTGAAATTTCGGTCCCTGATGATGACCATGGACTCTATGCAATTGACATTCTAGATCCATCCTGG TTTGTGAAGCTTTGTCACTTGACGGAGGTGTATCACTTTCACGATATGATAGAAATGCTGGTTGGGTGTGGTTACAAGAAAGGGACTACATTATTTGGATACGGTTACGATTTCAGACAAAGCAATAG GATCGATCAACTGATGCTCGGTCTCAAAAAGAAGCTGGAAACTGCATATAAAACTTCAGGGGAGAGAAAAGTCACTATCATCTCACACTCAATGGGAGGAGTAATGATTTCATGTTTCATGTTTCTCTATCCCGAG GTTTTCTCCAAGTATGTTGGTAAATGGATCACAATTGCAACACCTTTCCAAG GAGCTCCAGGGTGCATCAATGATTCACTCTTGACTGGTGTGCAATTTGTGGAAGGCTTAGAAAGCTTCTTTTTCGTATCGAGATGGACCATGCACCAGCTG ttgGTAGAGTGCCCATCTATCTACGAGATGATGGCAAATCCAGATTTTAAGTGGAAGAAACAACCAGAGATTCGAGTTTGGCGTAAGAAATCTGAAAAGGACAACGACGAGACTTCTGTGGAGCTGGAATCATTTGGATTGATGGAGAGTATTGATCTATTCAACGATGCATTGAAGAATAACGAG CTAAGCTATGGTGGGAATAAAATAGCTTTACCCTTTAACTTTTCTATCCTCGAATGGGCGAGTAAGACGAGAGAGATTCTCAACAAAGTACAGCTTCCTGATGGAGTTTCCTTCTATAACATTTATGGAGTGGCACAGGATACTCCCTTTGATGTTTG TTATGGCACAGAGACTTCTCCCATTGGGGACTTGTCTGAGATATGTCAAACCATG CCTGAGTATACATATGTAGATGGAGATGGAACTGTACCAGCTGAATCAGCAGCA GCTGCTCAGTTTAAATCAGTTGCGAGTGTAGGAGTCTCCGGAACCCATAGAGGACTCCTCCATGATAAAAGAGTGTTTGAGCTCATCCAGCAATGGCTAGGAGTTGAGCCTAAGAAAGCTAAACGAAAGCACTCAAGGACTCACAAAGTTGCTGATTCTGGTTAA
- the LOC103855154 gene encoding uncharacterized protein LOC103855154 isoform X2, whose amino-acid sequence MEQPHSPGTKSVDIGETLESLLRFTLRSHLDGTVQSLDLDLPRDLCFHLLEEDDTDSTEPASYKILARALSECLTSEEHSLSIDKDSNFEKYSKLFHGLGHDFVNMLKKVDFELHVQEPYFTQLKDGLKTTEGRCAVGDYMSLYLLCPLRISSGAFILFNKCLLLQVQDVCYYTSFSEMLRVEGLAKVLPGVETIEEGVGVYRNFYPEEKERMNGVVAIRVVKPVEQPYAALAGVLSELKSTGIKALLDAYTSRVTSEDL is encoded by the exons ATGGAACAGCCACACTCGCCGGGAACGAAGTCGGTGGATATCGGAGAAACCTTAGAATCACTTTTACGGTTTACTCTGCGCTCGCATTTGGATGGAACCGTTCAAAGTCTCGACCTTGACCTGCCTCGAGATCTCTGCTTCCATCTCCTGGAGGAGGACGATACAGATTCAACTG AACCTGCGAGTTACAAGATTCTAGCAAGGGCTTTGTCTGAATGTCTTACTTCCGAGGAGCATAGTTTGTCCATTgataaagattcaaactttgaGAAGTATAGCAAACTGTTTCATGGTTTGGGACATGACTTCGTAAAT ATGTTGAAGAAGGTAGACTTTGAGCTTCATGTCCAGGAGCCTTATTTCACACAGTTGAAAG ATGGTCTGAAAACTACTGAAGGAAGATGTGCAGTAGGAGACTACATGAG TTTATACTTACTATGTCCTCTCAGGATAAGTTCAGgagcttttattttgtttaataaatgCTTGCTGCTTCAAGTTCAG GACGTTTGCTATTATACTTCATTCTCAGAAATGCTGAGAGTGGAGGGTCTTGCCAAAGTTCTTCCTGGAGTTGAGACTATAGAAGAAG GTGTTGGAGTTTACCGAAACTTTTACCCGGAAGAGAAGGAAAGAATGAACGGTGTTGTCGCAATTCGTGTTGTAAAACCAGTTGAGCAGCCGTATGCAGCTTTGGCAGGAGTATTGTCT GAGCTCAAGTCCACTGGGATCAAAGCTTTATTGGATGCCTATACATCACGAGTTACATCTGAAGATCTTTGA